The Pseudodesulfovibrio senegalensis nucleotide sequence ATCAGCGCAACGGGCGAAAGCCCGGACGCTCCCATGGAAGAGCGTTTTGGCAGGGCTTCCGGCTTCCTGATCCACGATACGGAAACCGGCGAATATACCTATATGGACAATGCGGCCAACGCGGGCCTGCCGCAGGCCGCCGGGATCCAGACGGCCCAGAATCTCGCTGCGCGCGGGGTCAAGGCCGTGATCACCGGACAGGTTGGCCCCAAGGCCGCGCAGGCCCTGAATGCGGGCAATATCCCGGTGCACAACTGCTCGGGCTGCTCGGTGAGCGAAGCCGTGGCCCGCTTCAAGAACAACCAGTTGCAGGTTTCGGCCGGTGATCCGGCCATGGGATATGGTGCGGCTCCGG carries:
- a CDS encoding NifB/NifX family molybdenum-iron cluster-binding protein — protein: MIIAISATGESPDAPMEERFGRASGFLIHDTETGEYTYMDNAANAGLPQAAGIQTAQNLAARGVKAVITGQVGPKAAQALNAGNIPVHNCSGCSVSEAVARFKNNQLQVSAGDPAMGYGAAPATPGGQGCRRLGGSGMGMGMGRGGGRGGGRGMGGRGTGMGGRGIGGGGMGRNRGS